The window CTTCAATCAGAATAAAGTGAGTGACAATCCCATctctttgcataaaactttaataTTTAGTATCCTAAGGCCCCTCATCTTTACTGTTTTTGCACATTGAACGCTTGATTGTTCATAAACTCgtacattgagcccttgatctttttttttccacattgagccattgatcagagagggcgagccttggcgcaacggtaaactttgttgtcgtgtgactgagaggtcacgggttcgagtcttaggagcggcctcttaccaaaaaattggtaggggaaggcttgcccccagtacatccttgtggtgggacccctcacGGGGCCGCCCTTTATTGAGCCATTGATCATAGCTCTTGAAGTCAAGAGCTCgatgtgtaaaaataaataatcaagtGCCATGATTTATTAGATGCAACATTGccttctttttatgtttttttctccTTAATGTTGCAGGTAGCGTTGCTGAAATTTACTGGATAtaagataataaataatatttccgACACTGGAAAGGCATTCTTAATTATACTTATCACAGacatttttttagggtaaaacTTTCTTCTGTGCTTTTTCTACTGAGagtataaatgttttatctgtTTACTCTTGGATTGCGAATGTTTTACGGCCTGTAATTCTCGTAATTTGTATTCTTTTGTGGCGAACTTCATACCTGCAGGTACCATTCTGAATCTGGATGGGTAACCTTGCTGGAGATAATTGTTGATCACTACGGTTTTGAAGTTGAAGAGTCGGTTCTTACTATTTTTGTGTGTCTGGTTCCGGTTATTATCGATGCCTGTGTGAAGCTTTGGGTACATTCTAAACTCTAAACTCTATTTTACTCAAATTCACAACTTCTCCGCACCATAATTTATGTTAAAGCTGTTTGCTCTTCTTCCAAATTAAACTAAAACTGTTAGGGTTGGGCACGGATCCTAGAGATATTAAATTGGATCGGACATCTGATGACAAGATTTAGAATTAGAACAAACTTTTTACTCTTTTTGACCAAATTCGACTAATTCGGTGAAAAAAGTTAACTGTTTGGTCCaattttggatttcttttctCGGATATTCGATCTAATCTAATATCTACAAGATTATCCATAACACAAATTATGTTAAAGTTGCGTACTCTTCTTCCAAATCTAACTAAAGCTGTTAACACATATAGTAGAGATACTAGATTAGATTGAATATCCGAGTAAAACTTTTTACTTTTTTGACCAAGGTCGACCAATTGGATCAAAAAAGTTAACAGTTTGgtctaattttgattttttttttctcggaTATTCAATCTAATCTAGTATTTTCAGGATTCGCGCCTAGTTGAGAATGTTCTGCTAAACGTTATTGATTGATTGTGTTTATGTGGCAGCTATTCAAATTCCTTCCAAGATTATCTCCCAAGGTGTCCAACATATTCCAAGAGATGAAGCGTCACTAGTGAGATTCTTTTGACCATTAAAGGCAAGATTATCTCCCATTTTTTGCCACTCTTATATTGTATAGAGATGGATGCATACACGGATGGATCTAGGCGACTTGAGCACTCACTAGTCACCGGAAAACGTCAAAATTCTTTTGGAAACCATGTATggggttttaattttttttatgtaaaaacgcACAAAAGATATCAATCTAGCACCCATAAATCACGAGAGACCACTACCAGCATCCCCCTATTAGTGCATCATAGATCCGTCactggatatatatatatatatatatatatatatatgattttgtaAGATATAAAGCCTAGTTGTTTAGTATCAAAGGCACAAGGATGAGGTCTTAGGCTAGCAaactatttatttataagacaaAGGGATAAGTTACCAATTTAGacctatggtttttggggaagtatcaatttaggttctacgtacaaaataacaccaatataggatTAACGTTTAAAAgagagtaccaatttaggcctcgataatggaacgtgacacgtcattcatattactccgttgagttctgtcaattgtgcgTGAAGAGAGGAATCAAAACTTAAcgaagtaatatgaatgacgtgtcacaTTTCATTATCGAGAtctaaattggtactcttttttaaacgttaagccaaTATTGGTGCGATTTTATATGTGGAGCTCATATTGATACTTTCTCAAAAAACTTAGGCGTATTTTGTTATCTTATCCCTAAGATAAAAGGTATATATATCAACTATTTATTATCTCTAGAAATGAAAGCAAAGTTGAGGGAATTTTGTAATGAGAATTGAACTTTTGtgacatttttaaaatttattaattagaaaatttgaggtttatatttatgtatttgattgttactgaaattttatttaggcctaatacatcaacAACCTCCAAGTTGTCCAAAAACTGTAACCGACTTCCCTGAACTTCAAAACGTTATAACTAACCCTCTCAACTTGTctatttagaacaaataactctttatatGCCATGTGGCAACGCGTGATTGGCAGCGTGTGATAGTAGGAGGATAGTTGTAACGTTTTGAAGTTCCAATTACGTATTGTCACGTGTtatttgaggggttatttgttctaaataagcaagttgaaggGGTTAGTTGTAACGTTTTGAAGTTCATGGGACTAGTTATAATTTTTTGACAGCTTGGAGGGTTGCGGATGTGTTATGCCTTTTATTTATTAGCTGAATCTTTTGGTTAAATGGTTGACCTAATATCAGATTCTATTACGTCAggtattaatatgaattgggctTTTAGTTCAGTGGTTCCATGACATAATACTAAAACCTCTTTGACTAAGTGATTAATGGTTCTGTCTCTCTATAATGTTCTTTATGCCAACTCGGCGGAGTTTGGACATAAGCAAACTCAACCTTATGCATTAGGAAGGCTACAAGGAGGCTTCGATGAGGAGAGAAGAATGGAACATATTAATGTCAGTTGATCATGGAGGCCAAGTTGGTATAAGGAACACTATAAGGGACATAGACTCTCTAGCGTTAGATCTCAGCCACCCCTGAATAAGCAGTCAGTATTGGTTTAAACAATCCACCCTAGTCCACTAAGGACTATGAGACTTGGGCATTCAGCTTTCGTGAAGAGAGGCATATGTCTCCATAGGGGTGGAACCCTATGGACATTTAGGGCTCCGAGATAGTCCATAGAGAGTCCTTTTAGCGCGAGGTTTGATATACAGGGAGACCTTCTGGGACGGATTACCAATAGATGTGTTGACGGGTTGCATATAAGAGGATAGTCCCCTTCAGTATTGATTGGCTGGTCGAGGACTTGGAGAAGTCTACGTGCCACACTGGGATTTGGTGTCCCTGTAACATCAAGCACAGTTCAACTCACTGTTAATTAAGCAGGTTCAACTCACTGTTAATTAAGCAGGTTCAGACTTAAAAATCGAATCGCAAATTCAATCCGGATAAGCACATCATGGGAATGTGTCTATTTTGGAACGACAAACCATGAATAGAAACAAGATAAATATATAAGTTAATATTGTGTGGACTATCCCTAGGTCAATAATTTtattagaaaataatatttttcgATATAATTAAAAACTCCCACCAAAGATGATGCCTATGAAAGAATTTCAAACAAATAAAACACCTTTCGGATAACATAAAATTGTCTACAACTttgctttttattcatttttttcataACCCTTTATAGTTTTACATAGAAACTAAATATCCTTCAATAGAGAATTCCCAATTCTAATTCTCATCAAACCATGTGGTTGTTCAGACCGTGACAGATTCAGGATTCACTCTGTGATGTTTACAGTGGTCTCTAGTGTTCGTGATTTATAGTGCTAAAGTGATCATTTTTTCGgtgtttttacatttaaaaaaaaattaagacacTATACACGGTTTCCATAGAAATTTTGATGTTTTTGGCGACCAGTGGATGCTCAAGCGCCATGCTCCTGAATCCGTCCCTGTGTTCAGATGATGATCAAGCATGACACCTTTTCTCGTCACtgtttcagtttcttcttcatcttcttccatggaTGCAGTGACGGATCAGGATTCACAGATTCACTCTGAGAGGTGCTTATCGTGATTTATGAGTACtagattgatatttttttttagcatttttacaaaaaaaaaaattaaagctcCGTTCACCATTTCTATAGAATTTTTGGGCGTATTCCGTCGACCAGTGGTTGCTCAACCCGCCCGGGATACGTCCCTGCATGGATGTCTCACTGAATCAAACATCAAAACCCTTACTTTTACCAAGTTTTAATCTTTTGGAACTTGACACAGAATCAAGCATAACCCATTTGCTGAAAGCATATGGAGAAGcaatggagatgaagatgacAGACTTATCAGAAGAGATCTTAATCCGGTTAACTGGAAAAGGTTCTCCTACGGGTTCAATCCTTCAACGTCTTGCTTATTATCTAAACCAAGCACTAGACAACAAACTCCAACTTTCTTGGAAATCATCATCATCGCCGTCATCATCATCACTATCATCGGAAGCAGCCATGAATTATGAGATAGCTTTCAATGCCTTCTACCAAATTCTTCCTTTTGGCAGGTTTGCTCACTTTGCTTCAAATTCTGTAATAATGGAAGCTTTGAATAAGGAGGAGAAGGGTATAATAGTAATTCATATAGTTGACTTTGACTTTGACAAAGGTGTTCAATGGCCTCCTATAATTCAAGCACTTTCAAGTACAAAGAGAGTCTTCAAGTTGACTATTGTAAAATTTGAAGGAGAAGAAGGGAGTAGTTCCAAAAGGGTGTTATATGAATATGCAAAAACTTTTGGGGTCAAAttggaaatagaagaaatgggtATGGAGAAATTAGGgatgaaaatgaagaaaaatgaaagaaatgaATGGTTAGCTTTTAATTGCATGGTGGGTCTTCCTCAtatgagaaaaagaagaagtgtaAGTGATGTGATAGAGTTTCTAAAAATAGCAAAAAGTTCAATTTCAAGTAATTTCAATCAAGGAACAATAACATTTGGAGATGGGATAGGTTGGGGAAAAGGGGTGAAATTGAAAGAAAGTGTAAGTTATGGGTCAATTTTTGAAGGGCAATTAAGTCAATTTGAAGCATTTTTAGAATCTATAGATACACATTTTCCTCATGAAATTATGAGAGAAGCAAGAATAGCTATTGAATGTTTGTTTTTGGTGCCTTATATTTGTAGTTTGATTGATCCAAGAATGTGGGAGGATATATCTAGGGAAAGTAGGGGACTTTCAGAAATTGGATTGAAGGGTTTGAGAATGACAGAAGAAAATGTTGGAGAAGCTAAGGAATTAGTGAAAGAAGGTGaaagttatttttgggtaaatattgAAGGATTGAAGCATAATCAAATGGTTTTAGGGTATAAAGGAACTCCATTGATTAAGGTTTCTAGTTGGAGATAGAtaaaggttgtaaaaaacgttaAACACTAGTCGGACTATTAGGATCCTTAGGATTAATCGCGCATAACTCGGGGATTAATCAGAAATTTAGAGATTAATCGGGTTAACTGGGGCATTAATTGGAAATTTAGAGATTGATCAGGGTTAACTCGGGGATTAATCGGAAATTTAGGGATTAATCGGGGTTAACTCGGGGATTATTCGTGGATTCAtcgaatttgtatttttgtattttttttatataaatgcaattgaaatatgtattatactatctaaaagcAATAATGtagaaaaacatgtatatttgtaacatatattaaaaacgtgtcaaaaaaaatatttcaacaaTAATATTATTGGAACAAATAAAACAAGTAAAACTCATGTTCATAAGTAATATAATTGATGTGGTTGAATTTTGAAAGTCTATATGTCAATCTGCAACTGTATAGAAGTAAAGTCAAATGGGGGTCGTGTGTATGACAAACCTGCTCTGATACCTGAGTCGGTTAGTGGAAAAGACTAGATGATGATCACAATCAGTAAACAAAGATGTGATATAAGCTTAATGTATAAAGTTAATGAATATGTTTACCTCGAGCTGAGtttactctatttatactgaTGTGGAGCTGTAGAAAACGGTTACAGATTACGGAGCGGAGTGGTCCACGTGTCTCCGTTGATATGAGGGAGTGAGTGCAAATATCAGGTCTTGATATCCCTCAAGGTCACTTGGCCCGAGATTTTCTGGAATGGGTGTGATTGTGGCAGTGATTGGACCATTGACTGCGTCTAGTGAGGCTTTTTGAGTTAAACTTCTAGTACGCAGTCGTTTTACTGTACTTAGACGAGAAAATACTACATATTCTATCTTTTGAGAGTAGGTTCAAGCTTCTACAGTTTCACGTAGAAAAATTTTATTTACCTGATATCAAACGCGGATCTTTAATTTATCCTCCCATGTTTTCCTTATCAAATTTTGGGAGAAGCAAAAATATCTATTGAAAGTTTGTTTTTAGTGCCTTATATTTGTAGTTTGATTGATCCAAGAATGTGGGAGGATATATTTAGGGAAAGTGAAGGACTTTCAGAAATTGGATTGAAGGGTTTGAGAATGATAGAAGAAAATGTTGGAGAAGCTAAGGAATTAGTGAAAGAAGGTGaaagttatttttgggtaaatattatTGAAGGATTGAAGCATAATCAAATGGTGTTGAGGTATAAAGGAACTCCATTAATCAAGGTTTCTAGTTGGAGATAAATACAATGTTTGTAATGTTTGTAAAGTTAGGCGCTAGTCGAACGATCAGGATGTTTAAGGATTAATCGGGGTTAACTTGGGgattaattgaaaatttaggGATTAATCAGAGATAACTCGGCCATTAATCGGATAATTTGGGGATTAATAAGAAATTTAGTGATTAATCAGAGATTACTCGGgaattaattgaaaatttaggAATTAATCGAGGATAACTCGATGATTCAtcgaatttgtatttttgtattttcttatataaatgaaattaaaatatgtattatattctataataatattattataaaaatgacttaatatagaaaaatatgtatatttttaacatatattaaaaacgttttaaaaaaaatatttccaatatatattttttttgaaagtacAACAACAATATTATTGAAACAGCGGAATCAAGTAAAAATTATGTCAATAAGTAATATAATCGATGTGGTTGAATTCTGAAAATCCATGTGTCAACCTGCAACTACACAAAAGCAATGTCAAAAGGGCAGTTTAAACGGCGAACCCGCACCAATTCCTAAGTTAGTTTGTGGAAAACACTCGAGAATGACTATAATCAATAAGCAAAGTTGCGATGTAAGTTTAAtgtaaaaaatgaatgaatCTATTTACCTTGAGCTGGGTTTACTCTATTCATACTGATGTGGAGTTGCAGAAGACGGTTACAGATTGTGGAGCAGGGTAGTCAGGGCCGATCATGAGCTTTTAGAGGTCCATGGGCGAATTACCAAATAGGGCCCTAATAAAtaagttaaaataaaaaaagggtaaatttcaaataaaactcttgtggtttcactaattttcagataaggAACTGTGCTTTACTTtgtgtcaaaacgaggattgaggtttcgcacttttaataaaacaaagacCTTTtgaattaatgctattaaaaccatctttaacgacttgaatatgaaaattttcaagaattaaagttgttcaatatcatatttgctatggaactttctctctctaaacattaactttctctctctaaacattaactttctctctcttcaccaaacatcatctaaataatctcaaaataaaaaagttgaagaattaaagttgtttatacgtcatttttgaagtcgtcaagggtgattttaatagtatcaatcgaaaaggtccttattttgctaaagttgaaaacttcagtccttactttgaaaaaaaaagtaaatcacagtcctttatctgaaaattagtgaaaccacaggcgttttatttgaaatttaccctcttgttacatttaacaaaatatatgataaaaacattttatattgttttaagtatccaatttcttatacaaaatgatgttTGTGAGCATTTTTAGAtgcaaattttttaaatttaataaattatgaaatagttctaatagattttatgctctTTACGACACAACGCATGATagcagaaaaatgaaaaatcaaatcTGAAAAGCACATCATTTAACAAGCTTTAGCGcctaagttcttgaaattggaagatttttaTACGTTTTTTTTCCAAATTGCCGTTGAAGACCAAGTAAATCAGAATTTGATagagtttctcaaagaaaacaaaaaagacTATTAGTAATTGGATGTTTCATAGTGAGGTGATTATGTAGgataatattattgttttatattttttgggattggagtgtgattaaaaaagggagagataaattataaatttttgttgggATTGATAGATGGGAaagataattatataaatactttgagataaattagggaattgatGCCCAAAGTTtttattaggaaatttggaaagaatccgAGATAAATTAGGAAATTTAGAAAGACTACTTACTAATTGATACCAATGTTTTTAatcaagtatattttttttttaatttaatctgatgccaacattttttatttggaaagtctaatttggaaagaatctaaTCCCAAGGTTTTTAatcaagtatattttttttttttgatttaattgaagtATAATTTTATAGGTACTAATACATTGCTATAATTGGGCCCCCTCTCATCCGTGGGCCCTGGGCAGGCGCCCCTCCTGCCCAGGCTCAGAGATGGGCCTGAGGGTAGTCCACATGTCTCCTATTGATAGGAGGGAGTGAGCCCAGATATCAGGGCTTGATATCTCTCAATGCCTCTTGCCCAAGATTTTCGGGATCCGATGTGATTGTGGCAGCGGTTGAATCATTCATTGGGTCTAGTGAAGCTTTCTGAGTCAGGCTTCTAGTACTCAGTTGTTTTGTTGTAGTTATACGAGAAGGCGCTACATATTCTATATTTTTAGAGTAGATTCATGATTCTGCAGTTTACATGGCAAAGTTATATTTTCCTGGTATCATATTTCACCCGGGTCTAATTTATCGTCTCACATTTTCCACATCAAATTATGAGAGAAGTAAGAATTGTTATTTTTAGTGCCTTATATTTGTAGTTTGATTGATCCAAAAATGTGAGAGGATATCTAGGGAAAGTAAGGGACTTTTTAGATTGAAGGGTTGGAGAATGATAGAAGAAAATGTTGTAGAAGCTAAGGAATTAGTGAAAGAAGGTGAAAGttattttgggtaaatattGAAGGATTGAAGCATAATCAAATGACTTTGGGGTATAAAGGAACTCCATTAATTAAGGTTTCTAGTTGGAGATAGATACAATGTTTACAACGTTAGGCGTTAGTCTAACAGTCAGGATGCTTAGAGATTAATCATGTAACTCGAGGATTAATCGAATGAAAAAATCCATTTTAGGTTCCCAACatcgttatagaaactttgctagaatAATTTTAAGCTATTGCGAGTAAGTGAAGGAAATAAAGTGcaaaattgacacgagatttaatgtaaaaaattgtatattttattgatgtaaaaATGGTCTAGATACAAATGTCAAGCCAAATAATTACAATGAAATAATTTCTATATCAGCATATAGCTAAACCAATTGCAAAATTAAATGTAAACAAATTAATAACATGAGCGGGAATTGAATtgcaataattataataaaggaAATGAAATTAGAAATTGAAACGACAAACTCAGAGCCAATATGTAAAATGAAATTGATGTGTAAAGAATAACTTGTAAAACGAGTTTTCAGACACGAAATGAGGTGAAATGAAAGGCTAAAGTCAAATTCAAGACGTTAAGAACGGGTTTGTATAAAAATTAAGGACGAAAACGGGACGTAAAAAGTCTGAAATTTGAAAACAAATTTGTTGGATAGAATGTGGGAAAATGGACAAAAACTGAATTTAGTGAACTTTGAGCTATAAAATTGTTAACTTTTGGACTCAGGATCGATAATTGAATGATAAGAATTTGAAAAACGAGATTCTAAAGGGTATATTGAGACTAAAAGAGAGTTTTTGGAATCAAATTAGAGTTCAAAACTTaggaaaataaagaacaaagtcTAGAGTAATTTTGGCAGAGCGTAGGTGTTTTTGTTTGGTTGGTTGTAGTTTGGAAAGGAGGCTGGGTCTTATTTATAGTGTTTTTCGGAATATGGGTGTTGTTCATGTTGCCCACTCTTCCTTAAATCACTTTCATCTTCTTCCCACTCTTTGCATTCATCCCGCTTGTCCTAACTTCACTTCCATTACTTGTCACTTCATCACACTCTTCCTTTAATCTTGGGTTCACGGGTTGTGTGGCCTTTGCACATGTGCGAATAATGTGTTAGACCCAAGGAGTGAACCATCAGTTCAGTTGTTAGCTCGTTGAAGCATCCGTGGTTCTGAATCCTCGAACCATTTCTGAGTGGTGCTGCCGATTTTATGTCCCACGCGGTGTGTGGGTTAAGCCACACGTTATGTGGGTTAAGCCACACGTTATGTGGCTCCTTTACCCGCATTAGTAATTTGTTGTTTTGTGTTTCACACTATGTGCGTCATAGACCAAACGTCGTGTGAATTAAGTTTTTTTGAGCAGAGACTTTAAGCTTGCAAGGCTTCatcaaaattgagtgaaatttcaccaatttaaatagtttatggGACAAATATGATCAGataataaattagtggccaaatagtaaaattttaaataaatcagaggctaaataatatttttaaccaAATTACAAATTGCAATGATCATAAAGTGAATTTcatcttgtaatttataaaaaaaattaagaatttaaaaattacaacaataacaaaataataatttatacattatTTCCAAATATGAAAAGAAGTTCAGGAAAACTGTGAATATTAGTACAggtagagaaagaaagaaaaataaataaataaaaaggagAGAATACCACATTGTTCActgtaagaaaaaaaatatataaggcCTCACATTTAGTGAGGCCTTAGGCGCCGGTCTAGGGGAACTCCCCCGAGAGCCGGCCCTGCCTTTTAGTATAATGTATACTTTTCTATTCATACTTTTCTATTCTTAGTAGAGGGTCCTCTATCAACCCGAAATGATTGCATCGAACGAAACTGTTGTTCTATAAATCAAAGAGCAAGAGCAAGGTTGAATATGCGTGACCCTGAGATCTTTCTTGACCCGCCCACGTGATGTTGGCAGTTACTGTTTTGGGAGGGATTATCTTATTGGGCAATGTATAATGTGATAGTTACATGATGATATCAGATGACCATCCCAAGTCGATAGCTGAAATGCTTTAGGGCTTTGTTATAGGGATGACTGAAGAAGAGATATTCTAGCCGGAGCTTTAACTTATACTCGACCGAAGTGAGCCTTTTGTACCGGTGTGAGATGAAAACATCTTTTGATTAAGTTATTTAAGTTAGTGCATTGCGCATGCTCTTCACCTTTTATGCAAAGTTACGTAAGACAAATAGCGGAGGTGTAAGAGTGTAGTACTAATGTTGACAGACCACGTGAAGCTGAAACATGATGTCACACTGTCTATATTTACAAATGTCATTCTAAATACCTAAAAAATGTaacaatttagttttttttttttgttataatgtTTCATGTTTTTCAGTCTgaaatactttttattttttgtttttctttctttcatgcCTAcaaattactattttttttatcttttt of the Euphorbia lathyris chromosome 7, ddEupLath1.1, whole genome shotgun sequence genome contains:
- the LOC136235856 gene encoding protein NODULATION SIGNALING PATHWAY 2-like, giving the protein MEMKMTDLSEEILIRLTGKGSPTGSILQRLAYYLNQALDNKLQLSWKSSSSPSSSSLSSEAAMNYEIAFNAFYQILPFGRFAHFASNSVIMEALNKEEKGIIVIHIVDFDFDKGVQWPPIIQALSSTKRVFKLTIVKFEGEEGSSSKRVLYEYAKTFGVKLEIEEMGMEKLGMKMKKNERNEWLAFNCMVGLPHMRKRRSVSDVIEFLKIAKSSISSNFNQGTITFGDGIGWGKGVKLKESVSYGSIFEGQLSQFEAFLESIDTHFPHEIMREARIAIECLFLVPYICSLIDPRMWEDISRESRGLSEIGLKGLRMTEENVGEAKELVKEGESYFWVNIEGLKHNQMVLGYKGTPLIKVSSWR